From a single Streptomyces misionensis genomic region:
- a CDS encoding IclR family transcriptional regulator — translation MAETGDGARGPVKSAERTVQIMEVLSASPERLTLGQLQERTGYPRSSLYALLRTLVGLKWIEVEEGGDAAGFGIGPRALLCGTAYLDRDPALPYAVRQIEQLRADVGYTTHYARLDGSNVIYLATREATDSRRLTSRVGRQLPAHATALGKALLAELTAREVDGLLPERLDALTPHTVTRRPALREELERTRTRGWALESEQNTPGLCCVAAAVPYRIPATDAISCSIPLDHATDQETERVAEAVSRHAAALAQTLRRDGIR, via the coding sequence ATGGCGGAGACGGGCGACGGCGCCCGCGGGCCGGTGAAGTCGGCGGAACGCACGGTCCAGATCATGGAGGTGCTGTCGGCCTCCCCGGAGCGGCTCACACTGGGCCAGCTCCAGGAGCGCACCGGATACCCGCGTTCGAGCCTGTACGCGCTGCTGCGCACCCTGGTGGGGCTCAAGTGGATCGAGGTCGAGGAGGGCGGCGATGCGGCCGGCTTCGGCATCGGCCCGCGCGCCCTGCTGTGCGGGACGGCGTACCTGGACCGGGACCCGGCGCTGCCGTACGCGGTGCGGCAGATCGAGCAGCTGCGCGCGGACGTCGGCTACACCACGCACTACGCCCGACTGGACGGCTCCAACGTCATCTATCTGGCCACCCGTGAGGCCACCGACTCCCGCCGGCTGACCTCCCGCGTGGGCAGGCAGCTCCCGGCGCACGCGACGGCCCTCGGCAAGGCGCTGCTCGCCGAGCTGACCGCGCGGGAGGTGGACGGGCTGCTGCCGGAGCGGCTGGACGCGCTCACCCCGCACACGGTCACCCGGCGCCCGGCGCTGCGGGAGGAACTGGAGCGGACGCGCACCCGCGGCTGGGCGCTGGAGAGCGAGCAGAACACCCCCGGACTGTGCTGCGTCGCCGCGGCGGTGCCGTACCGCATCCCGGCGACCGACGCGATCAGCTGCTCGATCCCGCTGGACCACGCCACGGACCAGGAGACCGAGCGGGTGGCGGAGGCGGTGAGCAGGCACGCCGCGGCCCTGGCCCAGACCCTGCGCCGCGACGGCATCCGCTGA
- a CDS encoding sodium:solute symporter family protein, with the protein MAWPDWVALGGYFVVMLLIGVWSHRRVNDVSDYFTGGGRMPWWLSGISHHMSGYSAAVFVAYAAVAYSYGITIYVWAFLPLAVATGVGAWLFAPRWNRLRRRYHVASPLEYLSRRYNVATQQALAWSGALLKVFDVAAKWASVAILLNVFTGVSLNIGILITGVVTLVYCTVGGLWADALTDFGQFVIQGVAALSMVIVTLDHVGGFSGLGSLWHRLPDGHTHPLVGPYTAGFLTAYVVVKLFEYNGGMWNLAQRYMATESAPAAKRSAVLSAVLYLIWPAVLLFPSVVGPVLMPHIADPQQVYALMAENLLPAGLVGLTLAGMFSHTMAMASSDANAIASVVVRDIIPAVARKGRALGARTGLLAARVCTVSFIAVSMVVAMEAKHFGGPLGIITALVAAVMGPISIPMLLGLLPAFRRWGSLAALISWACGLASFVVVKYVMDSTDQTLTIATPLVTSLALYLVVGLVFPQPSAVADEITTAVSGTDAVRAPAGPADPTGESLAAATD; encoded by the coding sequence ATGGCTTGGCCGGACTGGGTGGCCCTCGGTGGCTACTTCGTGGTGATGCTGCTGATAGGCGTCTGGTCGCACAGACGCGTCAACGACGTGAGCGACTACTTCACCGGCGGCGGCCGGATGCCCTGGTGGCTGTCCGGCATCTCGCACCACATGTCGGGGTACAGCGCCGCCGTCTTCGTCGCCTACGCGGCGGTCGCCTACAGCTACGGCATCACCATCTACGTCTGGGCGTTCCTGCCGCTCGCCGTCGCGACCGGTGTCGGGGCCTGGCTGTTCGCCCCGCGCTGGAACCGGCTGCGCCGTCGCTACCACGTGGCCTCGCCGCTCGAGTACCTGTCCCGGCGGTACAACGTCGCCACCCAGCAGGCGCTGGCGTGGAGCGGTGCGCTGCTCAAGGTCTTCGACGTCGCCGCCAAGTGGGCCTCGGTCGCCATCCTGCTGAACGTGTTCACCGGGGTCTCGCTCAACATCGGCATCCTGATCACCGGTGTCGTCACCCTGGTCTACTGCACCGTCGGCGGCCTGTGGGCGGACGCCCTCACCGACTTCGGCCAGTTCGTCATCCAGGGCGTCGCCGCGCTGTCCATGGTGATCGTCACCCTGGACCACGTCGGCGGCTTCTCCGGCCTCGGCTCCCTCTGGCACCGGCTGCCCGACGGCCACACCCACCCGCTGGTGGGCCCGTACACGGCCGGCTTCCTCACGGCGTACGTGGTCGTCAAGCTCTTCGAGTACAACGGCGGCATGTGGAACCTGGCCCAGCGCTACATGGCCACGGAATCCGCCCCGGCCGCCAAGCGCTCGGCCGTCCTGTCCGCGGTGCTCTACCTGATCTGGCCCGCCGTGCTGCTCTTCCCGTCCGTCGTCGGGCCGGTGCTGATGCCGCACATCGCGGACCCGCAGCAGGTGTACGCGCTGATGGCGGAGAACCTGCTGCCGGCCGGTCTGGTCGGCCTGACCCTGGCCGGCATGTTCTCGCACACCATGGCGATGGCCTCGTCGGACGCCAACGCCATCGCCTCCGTGGTCGTCCGGGACATCATCCCGGCGGTCGCCCGCAAGGGCCGGGCGCTCGGTGCCAGGACCGGACTGCTCGCCGCGCGGGTCTGCACGGTCTCGTTCATCGCGGTGAGCATGGTGGTCGCCATGGAGGCGAAGCACTTCGGCGGGCCGCTGGGCATCATCACCGCCCTCGTCGCCGCGGTGATGGGACCGATCTCCATCCCGATGCTGCTCGGCCTGCTGCCGGCGTTCCGCCGCTGGGGGTCCCTGGCCGCGCTGATCTCCTGGGCGTGCGGCCTGGCGAGCTTCGTCGTGGTGAAGTACGTCATGGACAGCACCGACCAGACGCTCACCATCGCGACGCCGCTGGTGACCTCCCTCGCCCTGTACCTGGTCGTCGGACTGGTCTTCCCGCAGCCGTCCGCGGTCGCGGACGAGATCACCACGGCGGTGAGCGGCACCGACGCCGTTCGGGCGCCGGCGGGCCCCGCGGACCCCACCGGGGAGTCGCTGGCCGCCGCCACCGACTGA
- a CDS encoding aldehyde dehydrogenase (NADP(+)), translating into MTDTTTAPLRGISPRTGEPVGDPVPVSTAQDVDAAARAAARAFPLWSALPAADRAAALDAAADALDAAREELVAVADAETALGEVRLTGEVGRTSGQLRLFAEVLRDGGHVQAVLTPADPAAGRPDIRRMRQAIGPVAVFSASNFPFAFSVAGGDTASALAAGCPVVVKAHEGHPATSVAVARVVAGALRAAGAPDGVLGLVTGFEAGTALVNHPAVKAVGFTGSQSGGRALFDLAAARPEPIPFYGELGSVNPVVVLPDAAARRTGEIAEGYARSLTLGTGQFCTNPGLLFVPEDGPLVDAVAAAVGATATGAMLTAGIRDGYRARVAALDESTGLVPLASGDANDDSFAVAPRVWRCSLTSFAEHLDVLAEECFGPAGLVVTYPDPDALAEALAALPGSLTGSVHATAGDAAAAARVAAVLRHRVGRLVHNGWPTGVAVCWAMHHGGPWPSTTASLHTSVGATAIDRWLVPVAYQDWPDELLPPELQDANPLGLPRRVG; encoded by the coding sequence ATGACCGACACCACGACCGCCCCGCTGCGGGGCATCAGCCCGCGTACCGGTGAGCCCGTCGGCGACCCGGTCCCCGTGTCCACCGCGCAGGACGTCGACGCCGCGGCCCGTGCCGCCGCCCGGGCCTTCCCCCTCTGGTCCGCGCTGCCCGCCGCCGACCGGGCCGCGGCCCTCGACGCCGCCGCCGACGCGCTGGACGCGGCCCGCGAGGAACTCGTCGCGGTCGCCGACGCCGAGACCGCGCTCGGCGAGGTCCGACTGACCGGCGAGGTGGGCCGCACCAGCGGCCAGCTGCGCCTGTTCGCCGAGGTGCTGCGCGACGGCGGCCATGTGCAGGCCGTCCTCACCCCGGCCGACCCGGCCGCCGGGCGTCCCGACATCCGCCGGATGCGCCAGGCGATCGGTCCGGTGGCCGTGTTCAGCGCCTCCAACTTCCCGTTCGCCTTCTCCGTGGCGGGCGGTGACACCGCTTCCGCCCTCGCGGCCGGCTGCCCGGTCGTGGTCAAGGCGCACGAGGGCCACCCGGCGACCTCGGTCGCGGTCGCGCGCGTCGTCGCCGGGGCGCTGCGCGCCGCCGGCGCCCCCGACGGCGTCCTCGGCCTGGTCACGGGCTTCGAGGCGGGTACCGCGCTGGTGAACCACCCCGCCGTCAAGGCCGTCGGTTTCACCGGCTCGCAGTCCGGCGGCCGGGCCCTGTTCGATCTCGCCGCCGCCCGCCCCGAACCGATCCCCTTCTACGGCGAACTCGGCAGCGTCAACCCGGTGGTGGTCCTGCCGGACGCCGCCGCACGGCGCACCGGGGAGATCGCCGAGGGGTACGCCCGGTCGCTCACCCTGGGCACCGGCCAGTTCTGCACCAACCCCGGCCTGCTGTTCGTCCCCGAGGACGGCCCGCTGGTGGACGCCGTCGCCGCCGCGGTCGGCGCCACCGCGACCGGAGCCATGCTGACGGCCGGCATCCGGGACGGGTACCGGGCCCGGGTCGCCGCACTGGACGAGTCGACCGGCCTCGTCCCGCTGGCCTCCGGAGACGCGAACGACGACTCCTTCGCGGTGGCACCGCGCGTGTGGCGGTGTTCCCTGACGTCCTTCGCCGAGCATCTGGACGTCCTTGCCGAGGAGTGCTTCGGCCCGGCCGGCCTGGTGGTGACGTACCCGGACCCGGACGCGCTGGCCGAGGCACTGGCGGCCCTCCCGGGCAGCCTCACCGGTTCGGTGCACGCCACAGCCGGTGACGCGGCGGCGGCCGCCCGGGTGGCCGCGGTGCTGCGGCACCGCGTGGGCCGCCTGGTCCACAACGGCTGGCCGACCGGCGTCGCCGTCTGCTGGGCCATGCACCACGGCGGCCCGTGGCCGTCGACGACGGCTTCGCTGCACACCTCGGTGGGGGCCACGGCGATCGACCGCTGGCTGGTCCCGGTCGCCTACCAGGACTGGCCGGACGAACTGCTCCCGCCCGAGCTCCAGGACGCCAATCCGCTGGGGCTTCCCCGCCGGGTGGGCTGA
- a CDS encoding phosphatase PAP2 family protein — MLGPVSRKGLAGLAAWPAFAALTVLVVLGHGAPLAPDRGLHAWSLAHRPPMAAAVARGLTDTGTGVVPYALAVLAGVIAARTRRQRGTAVLLALGCLVLGQVARYGVMALVARARPPHADWQALASGWSYPSGHTTTSAMTAGLLIAALYLRSPRGRGPLMALAACWAVGVGLTRVFLGVHWFTDVVGGWLFAAGWLCACGAVAARWLPGRLAPGAPEPDPADPSDEAEAPLERDTAEDPRRRGGARPA; from the coding sequence GTGCTCGGTCCGGTGAGCCGCAAGGGCCTCGCGGGGCTGGCCGCCTGGCCGGCCTTCGCCGCGCTGACCGTGCTGGTGGTCCTGGGCCACGGCGCCCCGCTGGCCCCCGACCGGGGCCTGCACGCCTGGTCCCTCGCACACCGGCCGCCGATGGCGGCTGCCGTGGCGCGGGGACTGACCGACACCGGCACCGGGGTCGTGCCGTACGCCCTCGCGGTACTGGCGGGCGTGATCGCGGCCCGTACGCGACGGCAGCGGGGCACCGCCGTGCTGCTGGCGCTGGGCTGTCTCGTCCTGGGGCAGGTCGCCCGGTACGGCGTGATGGCCCTGGTCGCCCGGGCCCGGCCCCCGCACGCGGACTGGCAGGCACTCGCCTCCGGCTGGTCGTACCCCTCCGGGCACACCACCACGTCGGCCATGACCGCCGGGCTGCTGATCGCGGCGCTGTACCTGCGCTCCCCGCGCGGCCGGGGGCCGCTGATGGCGCTGGCCGCCTGCTGGGCGGTGGGGGTCGGGCTGACCCGGGTCTTCCTGGGCGTGCACTGGTTCACCGACGTGGTGGGCGGCTGGCTGTTCGCGGCGGGCTGGCTCTGCGCGTGCGGTGCCGTGGCGGCCCGGTGGCTGCCCGGCCGGCTCGCCCCCGGCGCTCCGGAACCGGATCCGGCCGATCCGTCCGACGAGGCCGAGGCGCCGCTGGAGAGGGATACGGCCGAGGACCCTCGCCGTCGAGGCGGAGCACGCCCTGCGTGA
- a CDS encoding NAD-dependent epimerase/dehydratase family protein, with the protein MGRVTQRIVITGAAGGMGTLLRPRLARKGRTLRLLDVAPVPDAAEGEDVECVRVSVTDLPGMRAALAGADAVIHLGGLSVEGPWDRILDININGTRTVLEAARRAGVPRVIIASSSHAVGFHPRGEGEAPDYLFPRPDTYYGVSKVAAEALGSLYHDRYGLDVVCVRIGGCFETPIATRQLATWLSPDDCARLMEALIATPSPGFRVVWGVSDNTRRWFSLDEARALGYEPRDDAERFADELQGRHDPLDEIHLGGAFCSPELDADADD; encoded by the coding sequence ATGGGGCGAGTGACCCAGCGCATCGTGATCACCGGAGCCGCGGGAGGGATGGGCACCTTGCTCCGCCCCCGGCTGGCCCGGAAGGGCCGGACCCTGCGGCTGCTGGACGTGGCGCCGGTACCGGACGCGGCCGAGGGCGAGGACGTGGAGTGCGTCCGGGTGTCGGTCACGGACCTGCCGGGGATGCGCGCCGCCCTCGCCGGGGCCGACGCGGTCATCCACCTCGGCGGCCTGAGCGTCGAGGGGCCGTGGGACCGCATCCTCGACATCAACATCAACGGCACCCGCACGGTCCTCGAAGCGGCCCGCCGGGCCGGCGTGCCCCGGGTGATCATCGCGAGCAGCAGCCACGCGGTGGGCTTCCACCCCCGGGGCGAGGGCGAGGCGCCGGACTACCTCTTCCCCCGGCCCGACACCTACTACGGCGTCAGCAAGGTGGCCGCCGAGGCCCTGGGCAGCCTCTACCACGACCGCTACGGCCTGGACGTGGTCTGCGTCCGCATCGGCGGCTGCTTCGAAACCCCCATCGCCACCCGCCAGTTGGCCACCTGGCTGTCCCCGGACGACTGCGCGCGCCTGATGGAGGCGCTCATCGCCACGCCCTCGCCCGGCTTCCGCGTGGTGTGGGGCGTCTCGGACAACACCCGCCGCTGGTTCTCGCTGGACGAGGCACGCGCCCTGGGCTACGAGCCCCGGGACGACGCCGAGCGCTTCGCCGACGAACTCCAGGGCCGGCACGACCCGTTGGACGAGATCCACCTGGGCGGCGCCTTCTGCTCGCCCGAACTCGACGCGGACGCGGACGACTGA
- a CDS encoding phthiocerol/phthiodiolone dimycocerosyl transferase family protein, with translation MILERALAPSEAAMVLAGNPVAVGWTVHGRLDVELLRAAVHELSRRTPVLAARVVEGPDGPVLRRDLADAPVGLDLAPDGWAPQDAAFLRPGERVLRVLLHRDAPDRHTLTLLAWHAVSDGACLMALHRRLWSICRELAGGAGTRASAPGELPRPVEERLHERYGAADIAAYATQWSARLDASRSAALVPRAARDGGPGPAQGAHRHRFVLSADQTRSLIQQARRARATVNSLVCALAMTAVRGLLSPDDGPLRQSCLIPVDLRSRLRPPLPADEFAFAASTTSATALVGPGTPAGALAGQISRQVRDSLGAGHAELEYLATARMLGRLASAALTVAVSNVTHHCTPPALPDGLTATRPFVLTIPPGPLPTLFVTRHREAVCLDLVQPRAWYTREQAGQLADALRSAVAAVTGTPDVEDLTRPGT, from the coding sequence TTGATCCTCGAACGAGCGCTGGCGCCCAGCGAGGCGGCGATGGTCCTGGCCGGCAACCCCGTCGCCGTCGGCTGGACGGTGCACGGACGCCTGGACGTCGAGCTGCTGCGGGCCGCCGTCCACGAGCTGTCGCGCCGGACGCCCGTACTCGCGGCCCGGGTCGTCGAAGGACCCGACGGCCCGGTGCTGCGGCGCGACCTCGCCGACGCGCCCGTCGGCCTGGACCTCGCGCCCGACGGCTGGGCACCGCAGGACGCGGCCTTCCTGCGGCCCGGCGAGCGGGTGCTGCGCGTCCTGCTCCACCGCGACGCCCCGGACCGGCACACCCTCACCCTGCTCGCCTGGCACGCCGTCAGCGACGGCGCCTGCCTGATGGCACTGCACAGACGGCTGTGGTCGATCTGCCGGGAACTGGCCGGCGGGGCCGGTACGAGGGCCTCCGCGCCCGGTGAGCTGCCCCGGCCCGTGGAGGAACGGCTCCACGAGCGGTACGGCGCCGCGGACATCGCCGCGTACGCCACCCAGTGGTCGGCACGGCTGGACGCGTCGCGGTCGGCCGCCCTGGTGCCGCGGGCCGCCCGCGACGGCGGCCCGGGCCCGGCACAGGGAGCCCACCGCCACCGGTTCGTGCTGTCCGCCGACCAGACCCGGTCACTGATCCAGCAGGCACGCCGTGCCCGGGCGACCGTCAACAGCCTCGTCTGCGCCTTGGCGATGACGGCCGTCCGCGGCTTGCTGTCGCCCGACGACGGCCCGCTGCGGCAGAGCTGTCTGATCCCCGTCGACCTGCGGTCGCGGCTGCGTCCCCCGCTGCCGGCCGACGAGTTCGCCTTCGCCGCCTCCACGACCTCCGCCACCGCCCTGGTCGGCCCCGGCACACCGGCCGGCGCCCTCGCCGGGCAGATCAGCCGTCAGGTCCGGGACTCCCTCGGCGCCGGGCACGCCGAACTGGAGTACCTGGCCACCGCGCGGATGCTCGGCCGGCTGGCCTCCGCCGCCCTCACCGTGGCCGTCAGCAACGTGACCCACCACTGCACTCCCCCGGCGCTGCCCGACGGACTGACCGCCACGCGCCCGTTCGTCCTCACCATCCCTCCCGGCCCGCTCCCCACCCTCTTCGTCACCCGCCACCGCGAAGCCGTCTGCCTGGACCTCGTCCAGCCCCGCGCCTGGTACACCCGGGAACAGGCCGGCCAACTGGCCGACGCCCTGCGAAGCGCCGTCGCCGCCGTCACCGGGACACCCGACGTGGAAGACCTCACCCGCCCCGGAACCTGA
- a CDS encoding glucarate dehydratase family protein — protein sequence MSDAIRITDVTVTPVAFRDPALLNAVGVHEPYALRAVLEVHTDQGITGLGETYADEGHLRRLRQAADALVGLDVHRLGRMHAVVAAALGGDTGSDGHGLTGMITTSSTVDRVFSPFEVACLDIQGKAAGRPVSDLLGGAVRDHVPFSAYLFYKWAGHPGDEPDSWGEALDPEGIVAQARRMIDEYGFSALKLKGGVFRPEEEMEAVRALREAFPGRPLRLDPNAAWTVETSLRVARELDGVLEYLEDPTPGQEGMARVAREAPMPLATNMCVVAFDELRPAVALDAVQVVLSDHHYWGGLQRSKVLAGICDTFDLGLSMHSNSHLGISLAAMTHLAAATPNLTYACDTHWPWKTEEVVAPGALEFRDGSVAVPTAPGLGVELDRDALARLHEQYVSCGLRNRDDTGYMRRIDPSYEKKVPRW from the coding sequence ATGAGCGACGCGATCCGCATCACCGACGTCACCGTGACCCCCGTCGCCTTCCGCGACCCCGCCCTGCTCAACGCCGTCGGCGTGCACGAGCCGTACGCGCTGCGCGCCGTCCTGGAGGTGCACACCGACCAGGGGATCACCGGTCTCGGCGAAACCTACGCCGACGAGGGCCATCTGCGCCGGCTGCGGCAGGCCGCCGACGCCCTGGTGGGCCTGGACGTCCACCGGCTCGGCCGGATGCACGCCGTGGTCGCCGCCGCGCTCGGCGGGGACACCGGCAGCGACGGGCACGGCCTCACCGGCATGATCACCACCAGCAGCACGGTGGACCGGGTCTTCTCGCCCTTCGAGGTCGCCTGCCTGGACATCCAGGGCAAGGCGGCCGGGCGCCCGGTGTCCGACCTGCTCGGCGGCGCCGTGCGGGACCACGTGCCCTTCAGTGCCTACCTGTTCTACAAGTGGGCCGGGCATCCCGGTGACGAGCCCGACTCCTGGGGCGAGGCGCTCGACCCCGAGGGGATCGTGGCGCAGGCCCGCCGCATGATCGACGAGTACGGTTTCTCGGCCCTCAAGCTCAAGGGCGGTGTGTTCCGGCCCGAGGAGGAGATGGAGGCGGTCCGCGCCCTGCGCGAGGCCTTCCCCGGCCGGCCGCTGCGGCTCGACCCCAACGCCGCCTGGACGGTGGAGACCTCCCTGAGGGTGGCCCGCGAGCTGGACGGCGTCCTGGAGTACCTGGAGGACCCCACGCCGGGGCAGGAGGGCATGGCCCGGGTCGCGCGCGAGGCGCCGATGCCGCTCGCCACGAACATGTGCGTGGTCGCCTTCGACGAACTCAGGCCCGCGGTCGCCCTGGACGCGGTCCAGGTGGTGCTGTCCGACCACCACTACTGGGGCGGTCTGCAGCGCTCGAAGGTGCTCGCCGGGATCTGCGACACCTTCGACCTGGGCCTGTCCATGCACTCCAACTCGCACCTGGGCATCAGCCTCGCCGCGATGACCCACCTGGCGGCGGCCACGCCGAACCTGACGTACGCCTGCGACACCCACTGGCCCTGGAAGACCGAGGAGGTCGTCGCGCCGGGCGCCCTGGAGTTCCGCGACGGCTCCGTCGCCGTGCCCACCGCGCCCGGTCTCGGCGTCGAACTCGACCGGGACGCGCTGGCCCGCCTGCACGAGCAGTACGTGTCCTGCGGACTGCGCAACCGCGACGACACCGGTTACATGCGGCGGATCGACCCGTCGTACGAGAAGAAGGTCCCCCGCTGGTGA
- a CDS encoding 5-dehydro-4-deoxyglucarate dehydratase, with protein MFDGVLFFPVTPFTASGQVDREVLAEHLRRGLAAGPGGVFVACGTGEFHALSPEEHGEAVRTAVETVAGRVPVFAGTGGPLPLARRYSRIAQDAGADGLLLLPPYLVQAPAAGLAAYTRQVADAGDLPVIVYNRSNARFDAATAAELARHDKVVGLKDGVGDLDRLSRIVTAVRHELAGTGKPFQFFNGMPTAEVTVPAYRGIGVDLYSSAVFCFAPEISNAFYQAVEKGDRHTVERLQREFFHPLVALRDQVPGYAVSLVKAGVRQRGLEVGGVRAPLVDPAPEHLDALRRITDAGLALVEDIAR; from the coding sequence ATGTTCGACGGCGTGCTGTTCTTTCCGGTGACGCCCTTCACGGCGTCCGGGCAGGTCGACCGGGAGGTGCTCGCCGAGCATCTGCGCCGCGGCCTCGCCGCCGGTCCCGGAGGGGTGTTCGTCGCCTGCGGTACGGGCGAGTTCCACGCCCTGAGCCCCGAGGAGCACGGCGAGGCCGTCCGCACCGCGGTCGAGACCGTGGCCGGCCGCGTCCCGGTGTTCGCCGGTACCGGCGGCCCGCTGCCGCTGGCCCGCCGGTACTCGCGCATCGCCCAGGACGCGGGCGCCGACGGCCTGCTCCTGCTCCCGCCCTACCTGGTGCAGGCCCCGGCGGCCGGACTCGCCGCCTACACGCGGCAGGTCGCGGACGCCGGCGATCTGCCGGTCATCGTCTACAACCGCTCCAACGCCCGCTTCGACGCCGCGACCGCCGCCGAACTGGCCCGCCACGACAAGGTGGTCGGCCTCAAGGACGGGGTCGGCGACCTGGACCGGCTCTCGCGCATCGTGACCGCGGTACGGCACGAACTCGCGGGCACCGGCAAGCCGTTCCAGTTCTTCAACGGCATGCCCACCGCCGAGGTGACCGTCCCGGCGTACCGCGGCATCGGCGTCGACCTGTACTCCTCCGCCGTCTTCTGCTTCGCCCCGGAGATCTCCAACGCCTTCTACCAGGCGGTCGAGAAGGGCGACCGGCACACGGTGGAGCGGTTGCAGCGGGAGTTCTTCCACCCGCTCGTGGCGCTGCGCGACCAGGTGCCGGGCTACGCCGTATCGCTGGTCAAGGCGGGCGTGCGGCAACGGGGCCTGGAGGTCGGCGGGGTACGCGCCCCGCTGGTCGACCCGGCCCCCGAACACCTCGACGCCCTGCGCCGGATCACCGACGCAGGCCTGGCCCTCGTGGAGGACATCGCCCGATGA